One part of the Prosthecobacter vanneervenii genome encodes these proteins:
- a CDS encoding ABC transporter ATP-binding protein — protein sequence MIEIENLTMNYGELRALDGLNLTIQPGELFAFLGPNGAGKTTAMKLLTGLMKPDAGKVRLCGHDVQQEAMKAKALLGYVPDVAVFYEKLTPVEFMEFIAELFEMEPEKARAQTDALFTKFALHEHSRQRIENLSHGTRQRLGIASALLHDPKVFVIDEPMVGLDPIHARTVKREIKERSLAGTTVLMSTHLLNIAEELADRIGIIHHGKLVALGTLEELRKEHEQRGSRLEDIFLSMVEEK from the coding sequence ATGATCGAGATCGAAAACCTGACGATGAACTATGGCGAGCTGCGGGCGCTGGACGGGCTGAACCTGACCATCCAACCCGGTGAGCTGTTTGCCTTTCTAGGGCCGAATGGCGCGGGCAAGACGACTGCGATGAAGCTGCTGACGGGGCTGATGAAGCCGGATGCCGGCAAGGTGAGGCTGTGCGGGCATGATGTGCAGCAGGAGGCGATGAAGGCCAAGGCGCTGCTGGGCTATGTGCCGGATGTGGCGGTGTTTTATGAGAAGCTGACGCCGGTGGAGTTCATGGAGTTTATCGCGGAGCTGTTTGAGATGGAGCCTGAGAAGGCGAGGGCGCAGACGGATGCGCTGTTCACCAAGTTTGCGCTGCATGAGCATTCGCGGCAGCGGATTGAGAACCTCAGCCACGGCACGAGGCAGAGGCTGGGGATCGCCAGTGCGCTGCTGCATGATCCGAAGGTGTTTGTGATCGACGAGCCGATGGTGGGGCTGGACCCCATCCATGCGCGCACGGTGAAGCGCGAGATCAAGGAGCGGAGCCTGGCGGGTACGACGGTGCTGATGAGCACGCATCTGCTGAACATCGCGGAGGAACTGGCCGACCGCATCGGGATCATCCACCACGGCAAGCTGGTGGCGCTGGGGACGCTGGAGGAGCTGCGGAAGGAACATGAGCAGCGGGGCAGCAGGCTGGAGGATATTTTCCTCAGCATGGTGGAAGAGAAATGA